DNA sequence from the Hydrogenobacter hydrogenophilus genome:
AAGCGGATTCGTAGCCTATTAGGGTAGGTAGCTTACCCACCTGCACAGAAAGTCCTTTGACGGGGGCTACCTCTATGTAAGCGATGGGTAAAGCACTGTAAAGATTTGTGTAGGTTGATGTGTTTGACAGTCCAACACCAACAACAGGTAGAGAGTAGGCTCCACCTATCAATGTAAAGCCTACTGGTTGTGCAGTTTTTGAGATGCTTATTAGAGCAGAGCCAATATCGTAGCGCGTCTTTTTATCATTTCCCACTCTGTTATTAGTGTAGATACTATAACCTGTTAGGGCACCGCTTACATTAATACTACCAACGGGTTCCACCTTTAGCTCAAGAGCTTGAGCTATACTTACACAAAGGCTAAGTAAGACTAACTTTTTCATGATACACCTCCTTTGGATTTTTTTTCTAAAAAAAAAGGGAGCAGGAAAGGACCCAAAGCGTACAGCTTTAGGTCACATTGTAAGCATTCTCTCCGTGTTGAGACTTATCAAGTCCCGTTATCTCCTCCTCAGGGCTTACTCTAAGCCCCACAAGTGTTTTAACAACGATGAGTATCACAAAAGTAGCAATGGCATCGTAAACTATGGTAGTACCAACAGCCAAAAGCTGTATAACTACCTGCGTAGGATTTCCATAAAGGAGTCCTTTACCTGCCTCGTTTATGGATGGGTCCGCAAAGACGCCTGTGAGTATGGCTCCCACTATACCCGCAACACCGTGTATACCGAAAACATCAAGAGCGTCGTCGTAGCCTAATTTGTGTTTTACTATTGCAACCATGAAGTACGGGATGATACCTGCAAGTAGACCTATGATAAGAGCACCTATTACATTAACAAAGCCTGCAGCTGGTGTTATGGCTACAAGTCCAGCTATAGCACCAGAAGCAAGACCCAGAACGGTAGGTTTTTTAGTGTGAAGCCATTCTGTAAACATCCAGGATAGAGCTGCGGTGGCTGTTGCGGTATTTGTATTCAGAAAGGCTACAGATGCGAGCGCGTTTGAAGCCACTGCAGAACCAGCATTAAAACCAAACCATCCAAACCATAATAACCCAGTACCTATGACAACCATAGGAAGGTTGCTGGGAATGAGCGTAGCATCTTTACGTTTGCCCAAAAGAAGAGCACCTACCAAACCTGCAATACCAGCATTTATGTGAACAACAGTTCCACCTGCAAAATCAAGAGCACCAAGTTTTGCCAAAAATCCACCTCCCCATACCCAGTGAGCTATGGGCACATAAACCAAACTCATCCAGAGGATGCTGAAAAGTACCCATGCAGAAAACTTCATTCTCTCTATGTATGATCCACTTATGAGAGCGACAGTTATTGCAGCAAAAGTCAGCTGAAAGACTACAAAAATGAACTCAGGAATAGTACCCTGTAAACTCTTTACACTTATACCACTTAGCAAAATCTTTGATGGACTACCTATAATGCCTGAGATGTCAGTATTAAAAGCTAAGCTGTAGCCGTAAAGAATCCAAAGTACAGATACTATACAGTAAGCCACAAAGGACATGGCAATAGTATTTAGAGTGTCTTTTCTTTTTGCCATGCCTCCGTAAAATATGGCAAGTCCCGGCAGTGTCATGAGCATAACAAGAGCTGTGGAAACAAGCATCCATGCTGTATCCCCTGTGTCAAGCTTAGGAGCCTGATCTTCTGCAAAGGAAAGGCTAAAAAGCAGCAGTGGTATAATTATACCTACGCGACGCATCTTTATTCCTCCTTGCCCGGCTTTGAAAGTGCCGGGCACCTTTTTTTTCAATTAAATATCAAAGTAAAGTTCAAACTCCTTAGGATGCGGAATGAACCTTATCTCATCTATTTCTTTACGCTTGTAATCTATCCAGAGTTGTATAAACTCTTCAGTAAAGACACCCCCCTTTAGGAGGAACTCATAGTCCTTTTCCAAAGCTTTCAGAGCTTCTTCTAAAGAACCCGGAAGTTGAGGAATATCCTTTAGTTCTTCTGGTGGTAGTGAGTATATGTCCTTATCAAAAGGCTCTCCTGGATGTATGCGGTTTTCTATACCGTCAATGGCTGCCATGAGTATGGCGGAAAATGCAAGATAAGGATTGCATGTTGGGTCTGGGAATCTTATCTCTATCCTTTTTGCCTTTGGAGATTGGGAGTACATGGGTATCCTAATTGCTGCGGAGCGATTTCTGGCAGAGTAGGCAAGCCTCACAGGAGCTTCAAAACCAGGAACAAGTCTGTGATAGGAGTTAATAGTAGGATTTGTAAAGGCTGTAAGAGCAGGCCCGTGCTTTAGTATACCACCTATAGCATAAAGGCACGTTTCCGATACTCCTGCATATTCAGAACCCGCAAAGAGGTTCTGTCCTTCCTTCCATATGGAAAAGTGGGTGTGCATGCCAGAACCATTGTCGTTGGGAAGGACCTTAGGCATAAATGTGGCGTATTTACCATACTTATTGGCTACCATCCTAACTACATACTTATAGATGAACAGCTTATCTGCCTGGTTTACTAAGGAATCGTATCTTATGTCTATCTCACCCTGTCCTGCAGTGGCTACCTCGTGATGATGAAGTTCAACCACAATGCCAAGCTGGGACATAATGGATACCATTTCGTTGCGAAGATGATAAACCTTGTCCAAAGGTGGAACTGGAAAATACCCTCTTTTGTGGGGTATCTTGTAGCCCGAAGAAGTAACTTCTCTGCTCCACCATCCTTCCTCTGAATCGATCCTCCAAAAGGCATAGTTAGACGATGTACCAAACTCTACAGAGTCAAATATGAAAAACTCGGCTTCAGGACCATAGTAAGCGGTATCTCCTATACCCGTCTGTTTCAAATACTGTTCTGCCTTTTGTGCTATGTACCTTGTATCCCTGCCGTAGCGTTCCCTCGTGATGGGGTCGTAAATATCGCATATCATCACGAGAGTCTTGGGTTCTATAAAGGGATCTATAAAGGCTGTGGATGCATCTGGAAAGGCAAGCATATCCGACTCGTGTATGGACTGCCAACCCCTTATGGAAGAGCCGTCAAATCCCCTGCCGTTTTCAAAAGTATCAAGAGATAGCTCGTAGGCAGGTATGGTTAAATGTTGCCACTGACCAAAAGGGTCAGA
Encoded proteins:
- the glnA gene encoding type I glutamate--ammonia ligase; this encodes MPKYTPAEVLNLIEQEGIQYVDLRFSDPFGQWQHLTIPAYELSLDTFENGRGFDGSSIRGWQSIHESDMLAFPDASTAFIDPFIEPKTLVMICDIYDPITRERYGRDTRYIAQKAEQYLKQTGIGDTAYYGPEAEFFIFDSVEFGTSSNYAFWRIDSEEGWWSREVTSSGYKIPHKRGYFPVPPLDKVYHLRNEMVSIMSQLGIVVELHHHEVATAGQGEIDIRYDSLVNQADKLFIYKYVVRMVANKYGKYATFMPKVLPNDNGSGMHTHFSIWKEGQNLFAGSEYAGVSETCLYAIGGILKHGPALTAFTNPTINSYHRLVPGFEAPVRLAYSARNRSAAIRIPMYSQSPKAKRIEIRFPDPTCNPYLAFSAILMAAIDGIENRIHPGEPFDKDIYSLPPEELKDIPQLPGSLEEALKALEKDYEFLLKGGVFTEEFIQLWIDYKRKEIDEIRFIPHPKEFELYFDI
- a CDS encoding ammonium transporter encodes the protein MRRVGIIIPLLLFSLSFAEDQAPKLDTGDTAWMLVSTALVMLMTLPGLAIFYGGMAKRKDTLNTIAMSFVAYCIVSVLWILYGYSLAFNTDISGIIGSPSKILLSGISVKSLQGTIPEFIFVVFQLTFAAITVALISGSYIERMKFSAWVLFSILWMSLVYVPIAHWVWGGGFLAKLGALDFAGGTVVHINAGIAGLVGALLLGKRKDATLIPSNLPMVVIGTGLLWFGWFGFNAGSAVASNALASVAFLNTNTATATAALSWMFTEWLHTKKPTVLGLASGAIAGLVAITPAAGFVNVIGALIIGLLAGIIPYFMVAIVKHKLGYDDALDVFGIHGVAGIVGAILTGVFADPSINEAGKGLLYGNPTQVVIQLLAVGTTIVYDAIATFVILIVVKTLVGLRVSPEEEITGLDKSQHGENAYNVT